The proteins below are encoded in one region of Bombus vancouverensis nearcticus chromosome 8, iyBomVanc1_principal, whole genome shotgun sequence:
- the viaf gene encoding viral IAP-associated factor, with amino-acid sequence MQDPNEDTEWNDILRRKGIIPEKEKEVTEDQIVDIVENTINEKTGRAANDLENKTLDELDELEDEEDEKVLLEYRRKRIAEMKELASKSKYGEVNEISAKDYVQEINKAGDDVWVILHLYKAGIPLCSLINQYLTNLAKKFPATKFLKSISTTCIPNWPDSNLPTIFIYHNGNMIKQIIGPIELRGMKLTEAELEWMLGQAEAVPTKITKDPKPKVRDVLFSVLRHESNDKYDDVADSNDW; translated from the exons ATG CAAGATCCAAATGAAGATACAGAGTGGAATGACATTCTCAGAAGAAAAGGAATTATaccagagaaagagaaagaagttaCGGAAGATCAAATCGTTGACATTGTGGAAAATACTATAAATGAGAAAACTGGGCGTG CTGCCAATGATTTGGAAAATAAGACGCTAGATGAATTGGATGAACTAGAGGACGAAGAAGATGAAAAAGTTCTATTggaatatcgaagaaagagaatagcAGAAATGAAAGAGTTAGCTAGCAAATCTAAATATGGTGAAGTTAATGAAATATCAGCAAAAGATTATGTTCAAGAAATAAATAAAGCAGGAGATGATGTTTGGGTTATACTTCATTTATATAAAGCTGG CATTCCCCTCTGCTCATTAATAAATCAGTATTTAACTAACTTAGcaaaaaaatttcctgcaacAAAATTTTTGAAAAGTATTTCTACTACTTGCATTCCCAACTGGCCTGATAGCAATCTTCCTACAATTTTTATCTACCACAATGGAAATATGATAAAACAAATTATTGGCCCAATAGAATTAAGAGGCATGAAATTAACTGAAGCAG AACTGGAATGGATGTTAGGACAGGCAGAAGCTGTACCAACGAAAATTACCAAAGATCCCAAGCCAAAAGTCAGGGATGTCTTATTTTCTGTATTAAGGCATGAAAGTAATGACAAATATGACGATGTTGCTGATAGTAACGATTGGTAA